A genomic segment from Candidatus Brocadia sinica JPN1 encodes:
- a CDS encoding response regulator, with the protein MNNEGVVRSIEILLVEDSPGDVRLTREALKEAKMRNNLHVVGDGVEAMSFLRKKDKYANAPRPDLILLDLNLPKKDGREVLAEIKSDEDLKNIPVVVLTISKSEEDILRSYNLHANCYVTKPIDFDQFTTVVKAIENFWFTIVKLPMKR; encoded by the coding sequence ATGAATAATGAAGGAGTAGTTAGATCAATTGAAATTCTGCTGGTAGAGGACAGTCCCGGTGATGTCCGGTTGACTCGGGAGGCTTTAAAGGAAGCCAAGATGCGAAATAATTTACATGTTGTTGGTGACGGAGTCGAGGCTATGTCTTTTTTGCGAAAAAAGGACAAGTATGCCAATGCGCCCCGCCCTGATCTTATTTTGCTTGATCTGAACCTGCCGAAGAAAGATGGACGCGAAGTACTCGCAGAAATAAAATCAGATGAGGATCTGAAGAACATCCCCGTGGTAGTTTTGACCATCTCAAAATCAGAAGAAGATATCCTCAGGTCGTATAACCTCCATGCAAATTGTTACGTTACCAAACCGATTGACTTTGACCAGTTTACTACCGTAGTAAAGGCTATCGAAAATTTC
- a CDS encoding sensor histidine kinase: MASYLSIKARLLIFALCIALIPIAIITTAYYFHSRNALKYQIVEKLKAVAESRERHILSTMERMKVRAIDFSSDGIIRSGIEKIVHGRSSKPDAIIRLNAYLKKNKLPLYSHRLLAIILVDKVGKVISSTNEKFVGKDFSGQDVFVQGIQKSYGETCVGQPQYFPDLHENCIFTSAPIISKHGAETLGVIINVYNLITLNEITTNPVGMGETGEVCLVNEGKIMFTESRFLEDAPLKLAVDSEPVRRIIEKGEEMVGIYKDYRGQPVVGVSKYLPEYKWILLTKTNKAEAFAPLKTLGIIALILGAVSAAAVTSFGIVFAVSTSRPIKDLTKATERFARGDLGHRVKIIRKDEIGFLANSFNSMAEELARVINEHKRAEKELKHYSTELKRSNEELQHFAYVASHDLQEPLRMISSYLQLIKRRYKGNLDADADEFIHYAVDGANRLQKMINGLLEYSRVDTHGKSFELADCEVVLQQALTNLKVVIEESIATITHDPLPTVMADSSQLLLVFQNLITNAIKFRGNEPPRIHISAQLRENEWIFSVHDNGIGIEPEYYERLFVIFRRLHSREYPGVGLGLSICKKVVKRHGGRIWLESEPRKGSTFYFTIPGKRC; encoded by the coding sequence GTGGCCTCATATCTATCAATTAAAGCCAGATTACTCATATTTGCGCTCTGCATTGCGCTCATTCCTATTGCTATAATCACAACGGCATACTATTTTCACTCCAGAAATGCTTTAAAGTATCAGATCGTTGAAAAGTTGAAGGCAGTTGCTGAATCGAGAGAGCGCCATATCCTATCTACTATGGAGAGAATGAAGGTTCGGGCCATCGATTTCAGTTCCGATGGGATTATAAGAAGTGGCATTGAGAAAATAGTCCACGGAAGGTCTTCTAAACCGGATGCAATAATTCGCTTAAATGCATACCTCAAAAAAAACAAACTGCCACTATACTCACATCGCCTCCTGGCAATAATCCTTGTTGACAAGGTGGGTAAGGTTATCTCATCTACCAATGAGAAGTTCGTTGGTAAAGATTTTTCTGGCCAGGATGTATTTGTGCAAGGCATACAGAAGAGCTATGGTGAAACATGCGTTGGCCAGCCACAGTATTTTCCTGACCTTCATGAAAACTGTATATTTACCTCCGCTCCGATTATATCTAAGCATGGCGCTGAGACACTGGGCGTTATTATTAACGTCTATAATCTTATAACCCTGAATGAGATTACAACGAACCCTGTGGGAATGGGTGAGACCGGAGAGGTCTGTCTGGTCAATGAAGGCAAGATAATGTTTACTGAATCGCGGTTTCTGGAGGATGCTCCGCTGAAGCTGGCAGTAGATTCAGAACCGGTCCGCAGGATTATAGAAAAGGGTGAAGAGATGGTTGGTATTTATAAAGATTACCGCGGCCAGCCTGTCGTTGGTGTCTCGAAGTATTTACCCGAATATAAATGGATTCTTTTAACCAAGACAAATAAGGCAGAGGCGTTTGCGCCATTAAAGACGTTGGGTATTATCGCCCTGATTTTAGGGGCTGTTAGTGCTGCTGCGGTTACAAGCTTCGGAATCGTCTTTGCTGTTTCAACGTCACGCCCCATTAAAGATTTGACGAAGGCAACAGAGCGGTTCGCCCGTGGAGACTTAGGGCATAGAGTAAAGATAATACGCAAGGACGAAATCGGTTTCCTGGCAAACAGTTTTAATAGTATGGCTGAAGAACTGGCGCGGGTAATTAACGAACACAAGCGGGCGGAGAAGGAATTAAAGCATTATTCAACTGAGCTTAAGAGGAGTAATGAGGAACTGCAGCATTTTGCCTACGTTGCTTCTCATGATCTGCAGGAGCCCCTCCGTATGATATCTAGCTATCTTCAATTGATAAAAAGAAGATACAAAGGCAATCTCGATGCAGACGCAGATGAATTCATTCATTATGCAGTGGATGGGGCCAATCGCCTGCAAAAAATGATTAATGGCTTGCTCGAATACTCACGCGTGGATACCCACGGTAAATCATTCGAGTTGGCAGATTGCGAGGTTGTCCTTCAGCAGGCCCTGACCAACCTGAAAGTAGTGATTGAGGAGAGTATTGCTACAATTACCCATGATCCTCTTCCAACTGTTATGGCTGATAGTTCACAGCTTTTGCTTGTGTTCCAGAATCTCATAACCAACGCCATCAAATTCCGTGGTAATGAACCTCCGCGCATCCATATATCAGCCCAACTTAGGGAAAACGAGTGGATATTTTCCGTGCATGATAATGGCATCGGTATCGAGCCTGAATATTATGAGCGACTTTTTGTCATCTTCAGGCGCCTGCATAGCAGAGAATATCCTGGTGTTGGTTTGGGTCTGTCGATATGCAAGAAAGTTGTAAAACGGCATGGCGGAAGAATCTGGCTGGAATCGGAGCCAAGAAAGGGCTCAACATTTTATTTCACAATTCCAGGTAAGAGATGCTGA